The following nucleotide sequence is from Trifolium pratense cultivar HEN17-A07 linkage group LG2, ARS_RC_1.1, whole genome shotgun sequence.
gaggcaaaggaagggaacgcacactttttgaccggttctttgattcgacccaaccgagaggtattgagccaaacactccttttccttctatgtgtgatatccactcatgtattgtctctcgattttgcttgtcgtctttttatttgattggtacttttgtagcacacacgaggcatgttccttggtacctttgagcctttctatccacccttacatataattatcctttgcttaaccaatttgagctgaaaaagaaattgTTATTTTGTACAACCTTGggaacattttgaaaaaaaaaaaggaatgactttcttggaggttaggcacctaattagtggttgatgcgcattgctcaccgctaagtttggggttgctctttggaattagcaacaaataaagtttggggtgagggtactagagaacttataaaagttttgtttgaaaaatttcaaaaattgcaaggcaaagaagaaaatgaaaaaaaaaaatgaaaaaaaaaaaaacaaaaaccaaacatgatgaatgaatgtgaaaaaatatatgaaaaagaagtgatagccttgaattcaaaagaattgcaaaactttgtttgatgatttgaaaaagtcctctagtccactatatttcaaaagggtttggtttatgaaaatgttctttgactaatagggggatctaactccaagtttttctactacttatccaaaatgccaccatccaccctagccaagccacgttataaccctaaaagacctctaatgtgtgtgcacaaagtgaaccaaatgaattcttagattacttgcaaaattattgttgacttgcattgatgtgttgatttgagtgaattaccaaaaactgaagagtgcatgtgagtagtgtgatgaaatcatagagctttggtcgaaaagtgtgaactacttgaaaatgtcttgcgggaacgagtgtgcaattgagcattgcttgcgggtggatcattgatcatcaggtgattctcacgtatgtatgattcgagtgattttaaggaaaatgccaaggtcttgacacaaaagcttgaggtaaaagttgtttccttgaggacaaggaaaggatcaagtttggggttgtgatgacgaaccgtcacactctctaatccaggcctattttagcaacattggatgcattttagtaggtttttagcaataaatataagagaaatctaaccataagcttgattacttgttttgcaagaaaacaggaaaaattgcaggaaatggatgtttttcactacgctgggggcgtagcccatcacgcgccgcgtggtggagctcacagggagccaagattttcactctgatcacgcgcggcgtgatacctgaccacgcgcggcgtgaagccttgttcaagaagaagattgctctctgacttgatcacgcgccgcgtgataccgttatcacgcgcggcgtagttgatggatctgcaaccacgcgcggcgtgatagatctgacgCGCAGCGTGGTTGCGTTTagtatatatggtttctgcataatcctgttttggggttggaaaattctgcaaatttgatctacattctgggtttggaacttcaagattgggattcaagactccagaggatagctccaagcacatcgatagcatggattcacaagccatgacattgaagctcggacgcgaacaaagggagatgaggagctaagcttctttggaggtaggatctaggatagtctaggatgtagatagatcagttgtaatctgctatatgtgtaagaatctactcttttcatagtgttgatttaatacAATTCGATAcataatgctttataatccttcattagtgttgtaatgatttcgagttaagtcacgtgcgagagtattgatttaatttctgaactgaattgcattaagcgcttgagtgtctccggtcgagagattgaggtatagagtgtagcgaacgattgacgcgcgttaatatcattcgttgtaggtagcttccgcccgagagatcgggggagtatcgacaacgaatagagtggattttgacaagagattgcgattcactaatttgtcgatctagttgtcaacacttgagtagattcctatgatatagtagattgtatgtggtttagctatagactaggcgattccgatgattctacctcacttttccattatatcaaagcacgttttctaacaattcatcactcaacttacctccaatttatgtgtatttcttgcataatgtctatgagcactattcgactagtttaatcacacaatccctgtggatcgatatttttattactacgtggtaattcgttcacttgcgaaaattatccatcacaATTCATTCAAACTTATTCCCAACCATCTAAAAATAGTCATACTATTGTATAAAAAGATAAAACTATAAAACTACACATTCCCAATCGAATTTAACAATAAGATGCACATTTTTAAGAGTTTCATATTAGTTGAAAGATAATTTAAAagtatatttataaaataggaGGACAGGGTCGTTCTAAGAGTCAAGCAAATCAAGTATGTGCTTTAGGCCTGAATTTTTGGGgtcaaaaaagtaaataaaaaatttaatttagttataaatatataatatgataaaatatatattaacatataaaattcaatttagttataatttttcaatacgataaaatatttagatataaagttttagctcaattggttagAAACCAGATCTCATCAAATCCTCCATAACGAAAGTTCAATTCTCAACATTttcataatttaatatttttaatttattttttattagcctttatttttttaaggcctcacaattttattttttgctttagGCCtctacgttttttttttaacaaacaaaaatggATCATATATATAAACAGGGGTGGATCTAGCCTATGTGAGGGTGTGCAGCTACACatataatcttatatttttgcAATTTGCACCCCCTGAAATTTTGATTATGCACCTTGACCAAGAGAttaagagaagaaaagaaattcATTTGGCCATGTGCAGTCAGTAGTCACATATATGTAagcaaaatagaaaaagaaaaaacaaagaagaaaaacaaagaatGATAAAGTGAGCGGCGCTACCAACAACTTTCTTCTATGAAGTTGTATTATTTAGGGTTCCCTATCCATTTGTCATGGACTTTTTCATATATGGCCTCATTTTAATTAAGGTGGCCTGCTAGTTAAGGGGTTAATTATTACtagtatattatttatatagtCAAAGTATTAGCCGATTTCTCAATCTcaatgaaaagaaaatgaattataaggcTTTTAACttagttataatttataaacactttttttgttacaaggttATAAACAATGtcacataaatatatatgatcagtttgaattgacttattttttaaatttatgcaaactaacttatacaaataaatagatttttttgtaTTACATCAGCTTGtcatttctattttatttttcaaaaaaattgttttttcaaCGATTTGAAATGTAAATTGCGTAATAGTAGTGTgcttgtaatatatatatatatatatatatatatatatatatatatatatatatatatgaaaaataaatatgtttgttaattgtatataataattattattaataaattttcaaaaaaataataaaaatttattaagttAAACCGTTTGCACCCCCCGGTCCAGggtcctggatccgccactgaCAATCGCAATGCAGATTACAGCAACCACAATGACCACTATCACATCAACCACAACAGTTACCACATCCGTGACGacaaccacaatttaaaatcatCGTTTGTGGATTGTTGTGTTTGTGATTTGAAGCATTTGTATTTCAACATGTGTGTAGATCACACtgcaatctatatatatatgtaatttaaAAAGTTACTATCAGATGATAGACATTAATAGATTATGATATACTTtaatagattttatttatttcatttgtaACAAGGAAACCATACATACTTTGAGGATCCCAATAAACattattgaaaagaaaatacatatatttatatatttttatgcataCAATTAAGAGAAGCTTTATAGATCAAGCTTGTTGAAATTTAACTTTGAGGGGAACATCACTTAGAGCCAAACGTTTATTTCCCTTTTCATCCACAAACACACCAACATCCTTACACAAATGCTTGAAAGATTGCACCACGCTAGGACAAAACACCAATTTATAAGCATCGCCATATTTCTCAATCTTGAAACAATTATTTATAGTTTCCCGACCTGGATTTCCTACAACACCGCCAGTAGTCACAAACCATTGTCGCTTAGAAAAATCAAAACGATCAAGCTTCCACACAGTGGAACGATCTGGAATAGAACGACGAGATGAGAACTTGATGTTTAAATCAGTGGAGACACGAATAACACCTTTTTTTGGGTT
It contains:
- the LOC123909498 gene encoding miraculin-like, which encodes MKITLLIFVIFFAFLSTQPLLGAADASNEQVVDTLGKKLQADTNYYILPVIPISRGGASLGLASIGQRYPLDVVVVNRYQGLPLSFTPVNPKKGVIRVSTDLNIKFSSRRSIPDRSTVWKLDRFDFSKRQWFVTTGGVVGNPGRETINNCFKIEKYGDAYKLVFCPSVVQSFKHLCKDVGVFVDEKGNKRLALSDVPLKVKFQQA